A window of the Dictyostelium discoideum AX4 chromosome 4 chromosome, whole genome shotgun sequence genome harbors these coding sequences:
- the elmoC gene encoding engulfment and cell motility ELM family protein produces the protein MERYRIRRERKEILKNEIEKQRDLIQKEDFRLMSNENNEHNDEHDNRLIELNKQLNILKLELEELRLQGDRFYVLNGDDTILMDIDETSKITFYLCRHFTDLTKIPIEESNESRILIVNELETVSDPSIEPIFEFQKVISSKSIHQLFSVKTNFDNNNNNNNNSNNNNNGNKPSLFERVKQNTWSLGISPLRRTTSDPTIFGERFSPPKSISNFIERFKDNKEKDKEKDNSSLSITIQNNNTATTTTTTTTTTTTTTTTTTTTTTTTTTPTSSTTVNTNINQEKLRKYSTTPSINQINNQQNIENNNNNNNNNQEIGGKILLTWSNKETSMYILKTQEESLELLELLGSHIDRSKKVTAKQSQTIKILFQKKSTIYESTNPDHEEYLKHLWSLLYPEQEFQKKSPLWKKFGFQSDDPTRDFRGMGIMGLLNLIHLVQHHNDWVQEILAQDRDYPFAVAGINISNLIFEVFQISEDSLQQPWYSSFWSSSYMAMLCSMSRHNDHAFEELYFLIFNLLDHLWIQMNATYMMFPLVIKKLKSQLNEISNFNPNSFDEVRARFDLIQRLNIIDNPIDQQQQQLQQQQQSLPLPSSPRSFLNNYQQTTTSSTSISPSKNTQNN, from the exons atggaaagATATAGAATAAgaagagaaagaaaagaaattctaaaaaatgaaattgaaaaacaaaggGACCTAATTCAAAAAGAGGATTTTAGATTAATGtccaatgaaaataatgaacatAATGATGAACATGATAATAGactaattgaattaaataaacaattaaatata ttaaaattagaattagaAGAATTAAGATTACAAGGTGATAGattttatgttttaaatGGAGATGATACAATTTTAATGGACATTGATGAAACTAGTAagattactttttatttatgtaGACACTTTACAGATTTAACGAAAATACCAATAGAAGAGAGTAATGAGAGTAGaatattaattgtaaatgaaTTGGAGACTGTATCAGATCCATCAATCGAaccaatatttgaatttcaaaaagttatatcttcaaaatcaattcatCAATTATTCTCtgtaaaaacaaatttcgataataataataataataataataatagcaataataataataatggtaataaaccatcattatttgaaagaGTTAAACAAAATACATGGAGTTTAGGAATATCACCATTAAGAAGGACAACATCAGATCCTACAATATTTGGTGAAAGATTCTCTCCTCcgaaatcaatttcaaactttattgaaagatttaaagataataaagaaaaagataaagaaaaagataattcatcattatcaattacaatacaaaataataatacagcaacaacaacaacaacaacaacaacaacaacaacaacaacaacaacaacaacaacaacaacaacaacaacaacaaccacaccaacatcatcaacaacagtaaatacaaatataaaccaagaaaaattaagaaaatattcaacaacaccttcaattaatcaaattaataatcaacaaaatattgaaaataataataataataataataataatcaagaaattggtggtaaaattttattaacctGGAGTAATAAAGAGACTTCAATGTACATATTAAAAACCCAAGAAGAATCTTTAGAACTTTTAGAGTTATTAGGATCACATATAGATAGATCAAAGAAAGTTACTGCTAAACAATCACAAACtataaagatattatttcaaaagaaaTCGACAATCTATGAATCAACAAATCCCGATCATGAGGAATACTTAAAACATTTATGGAGTTTGCTATATCCAGAGCAAGAGTTTCAAAAAAAGTCACCCCTATGGAAGAAATTTGGCTTTCAAAGTGATGATCCAACTAGAGATTTTCGTGGTATGGGTATAATGGGTCTATTGAATCTAATTCATTTGGTTCAACATCATAATGATTGGGTACAGGAGATTCTAGCTCAGGATAGAGATTATCCTTTTGCTGTGGCTGGTATAAACATTTCAAATTTGATCTTTGAGGTTTTTCAAATCTCTGAGGATTCACTTCAACAACCTTGGTATAGTAGTTTTTGGTCTTCCTCCTATATGGCTATGCTTTGTTCAATGTCTAGACATAATGATCATGCTTTTGAGGAATTGTATTTCCTCATTTTCAATCTATTGGATCACCTTTGGATTCAAATGAATGCAACCTATATGATGTTTCCTttagtaattaaaaaattaaaatctcaACTTAATGAAATCTCAAATTTTAATCCAAATAGTTTTGATGAAGTTAGAGCTAGATTCGATTTAATTCAAagattaaatataattgataatccAATTgatcaacagcaacaacaactacaacaacaacaacaatcactcCCATTACCAAGTTCTCCAagatcatttttaaataattatcaacaaACTACCACTTCATCAACTTCAATATCGCCATCAAAAAATACTCAAAATAATTAG